Proteins found in one Geomonas subterranea genomic segment:
- a CDS encoding sensor histidine kinase has protein sequence MQGTELPAGEIRKRKREAIIVCVSLLSIVLLTYLEIHLSRLSSEVPMGSNIVIFAIINVIILLIILLVYLVFRNITKLFLERRKNTPGAKLRTKLVLAFVTLSLVPTMLLFFVSAGFITNSIQNWFNKQVETSLNESMEVAQVYYKTSATNALYYGEQISEAIKERKLLNEENLPQLKALVRQKQKEYNLGVVEVFSAQREELFRAGNPKLPMGEFTNPSSEDINVGLAGQKLTRVNAIGKADLIRGIVPIRSNFNDKDVVGVIVVNYYVPYSLVSKMREISASYHEFRQLKIMKHPIATGYILTLFLITMVIVFLAVWFGVYLARSLTIPIQELAEATRQVAEGNLDVHLGEGGGDEIGMLIASFNRMTEDLRENQLALQHTNEELQKSNLELEQRRRYMEAVLANVTAGIISVDKGGLLTTVNKSAEKLLLINSDKVTGKNFREVLQAEHLDIVKGLLRDMVLDKHDAIVRQVTIPMRDGELTLLTNLTVLKDENDAFMGMVVVLDDLTSLIKAQRMAAWREVARRIAHEIKNPLTPIQLSAQRLRKRYLSRFEGEEEVFDQCTAMIIKSVDELKGLVNEFSNFARMPASVPKPNDLNDILKEALTLYVEAHRHIRFTLNADEKMPPIMLDRDQIKRVVINLLDNAVAAIEGEGAIELATSYDSTLKMATFTVSDTGHGIAAEDRPRLFEPYFSRKKSGTGLGLAIVNTIISDHHGFIRAKENHPKGSRFIIELPADA, from the coding sequence ATGCAGGGTACCGAATTACCCGCCGGAGAGATCAGAAAGCGCAAGCGCGAGGCGATCATCGTCTGCGTGTCGCTGCTCTCTATCGTGCTCCTCACCTACCTCGAGATCCACCTGTCGCGCCTCTCCTCCGAGGTGCCGATGGGGAGCAACATCGTCATCTTCGCCATCATCAACGTCATCATCCTGCTCATCATCCTCCTGGTGTACCTGGTGTTCAGGAACATCACCAAGCTGTTCCTGGAGCGGCGCAAGAACACGCCCGGAGCCAAGCTGCGCACGAAGCTCGTGCTCGCCTTCGTCACCCTGTCGCTGGTGCCGACCATGCTCCTTTTCTTCGTCTCCGCCGGCTTCATCACCAACAGCATCCAGAACTGGTTCAACAAGCAGGTGGAAACATCCCTGAACGAGTCGATGGAGGTGGCGCAGGTCTACTACAAGACCTCCGCCACCAACGCGCTCTACTACGGCGAGCAGATCAGCGAGGCGATCAAGGAACGCAAACTCCTCAACGAGGAGAACCTGCCCCAACTGAAAGCCCTGGTGCGCCAGAAGCAGAAGGAGTACAACCTGGGGGTGGTCGAGGTGTTCTCCGCGCAGCGCGAGGAGCTCTTCCGCGCCGGCAACCCCAAGCTCCCGATGGGCGAGTTCACCAACCCCTCGTCCGAGGACATCAACGTGGGGCTCGCCGGACAGAAGCTGACCCGGGTCAACGCCATCGGCAAGGCCGACCTGATCCGCGGCATCGTCCCGATCCGGAGCAACTTCAACGACAAGGACGTCGTGGGGGTCATCGTGGTCAACTACTACGTCCCCTACTCCCTGGTCTCCAAGATGCGGGAGATCTCCGCCTCCTACCACGAATTCCGCCAGCTGAAGATCATGAAGCATCCGATCGCCACCGGCTATATCCTGACCCTGTTCCTGATCACCATGGTGATCGTGTTCCTCGCGGTCTGGTTCGGGGTCTACCTGGCCCGCAGCCTCACCATCCCGATCCAGGAACTGGCCGAGGCGACCCGGCAGGTGGCCGAGGGGAACCTGGACGTGCACCTGGGCGAAGGGGGTGGCGACGAGATCGGCATGCTGATCGCCTCCTTCAACCGGATGACCGAGGACCTGCGTGAAAACCAGCTCGCCCTGCAGCACACCAACGAGGAGCTGCAAAAGAGCAACCTGGAACTGGAACAGCGGCGCCGTTACATGGAGGCGGTGCTCGCCAACGTCACCGCCGGCATCATCTCGGTGGACAAGGGTGGCCTGCTCACCACGGTCAACAAGTCGGCCGAGAAGCTTCTTCTGATCAACAGCGACAAGGTCACCGGCAAGAACTTCCGCGAGGTGCTGCAGGCCGAGCACCTGGACATCGTCAAGGGGCTTTTGCGCGACATGGTGCTCGACAAGCACGACGCCATCGTGCGCCAGGTGACCATACCGATGCGGGACGGAGAACTGACCCTGCTCACCAACCTGACCGTCCTCAAGGACGAGAACGACGCCTTCATGGGGATGGTGGTGGTGCTGGACGACCTCACCTCCCTGATCAAGGCGCAGAGGATGGCGGCCTGGCGCGAGGTGGCCAGGAGGATCGCCCACGAGATCAAGAACCCGCTCACCCCGATCCAGCTCTCGGCGCAGCGGCTCAGAAAGCGCTACCTCTCACGTTTCGAGGGGGAGGAAGAGGTCTTCGACCAGTGCACCGCCATGATCATCAAATCGGTGGACGAGCTGAAGGGGCTGGTGAACGAGTTCTCCAACTTCGCCCGCATGCCGGCCTCGGTACCCAAGCCCAACGACCTGAACGACATCCTCAAGGAGGCGCTCACCCTCTACGTGGAGGCGCACCGCCACATCCGCTTCACCCTGAACGCCGACGAGAAGATGCCCCCCATCATGCTGGACCGTGATCAGATCAAGCGCGTGGTGATCAACCTGCTGGACAACGCCGTGGCCGCCATCGAGGGGGAGGGAGCGATCGAACTCGCCACCTCTTACGACAGCACCCTCAAGATGGCCACCTTCACCGTATCCGATACCGGTCACGGCATCGCCGCAGAGGACCGCCCCCGGCTCTTCGAGCCGTACTTCTCCAGGAAAAAGAGCGGCACCGGCCTGGGCCTTGCCATCGTCAACACCATCATCTCCGACCACCACGGCTTCATCCGTGCCAAAGAGAACCACCCCAAG
- the lpxC gene encoding UDP-3-O-acyl-N-acetylglucosamine deacetylase — MIFQQTLGNKVTFSGIGLHTGKTITITLRPAEPGTGVVFHRVDLTPAVSIEAHGSNVVNTRLSTTIGRGEASVSTIEHLMAALYGCGIDNAHVDINGPEVPIMDGSAAPFVAAIVKAGIKESKKPRKYLVIKKPVSVTEGDKKASIIPSRHYKISFDMQFAHPAVKSQFRSFEFSQTSFTDEFAAARTFGFLAEVEMMKSHGLALGGSLDNAVVIGDNGVLNPEGLRFQDEFVRHKILDSVGDFSLAGHRLIGHVKATKSGHDLNHKLVMEILKRPDCYTLIEFTPQAFNAPFNLAMPELAWLEA, encoded by the coding sequence ATGATATTCCAGCAGACATTGGGCAACAAGGTAACCTTCAGCGGCATCGGCCTGCACACCGGCAAGACGATCACCATCACGCTGCGTCCGGCGGAGCCCGGCACCGGCGTCGTCTTCCACAGGGTTGACCTCACCCCGGCTGTCTCCATCGAAGCGCACGGCAGCAACGTGGTCAACACCAGGCTCTCCACCACCATCGGCCGCGGCGAGGCGAGCGTCTCCACCATAGAGCATCTCATGGCGGCCCTGTACGGCTGCGGCATCGACAACGCCCACGTCGACATCAACGGACCCGAGGTGCCGATCATGGACGGCAGCGCCGCCCCCTTCGTGGCCGCCATCGTCAAGGCGGGAATCAAGGAATCCAAGAAGCCCCGCAAGTACCTGGTGATCAAGAAGCCGGTCAGCGTGACCGAGGGTGACAAGAAGGCCTCCATCATCCCGTCGCGCCACTACAAGATCTCCTTCGACATGCAGTTCGCGCACCCGGCGGTGAAGAGCCAGTTCCGCTCGTTTGAATTCAGCCAGACCAGCTTCACCGACGAGTTCGCCGCAGCCCGCACCTTCGGCTTCCTCGCCGAGGTGGAAATGATGAAGTCCCACGGCCTCGCGCTGGGGGGATCGCTGGATAACGCGGTCGTCATCGGCGACAACGGGGTCCTCAATCCCGAAGGGCTCAGGTTCCAGGACGAGTTCGTGCGCCACAAGATCCTCGACTCGGTGGGCGACTTCTCCCTCGCCGGCCACCGCCTGATCGGCCACGTGAAGGCAACCAAGTCCGGCCACGACCTGAACCACAAGCTGGTCATGGAAATATTGAAGCGCCCGGACTGCTACACCCTGATCGAGTTCACCCCGCAGGCCTTCAACGCACCCTTCAACCTCGCCATGCCGGAACTGGCCTGGCTGGAGGCGTAA
- a CDS encoding ABC1 kinase family protein: MLRIVNINRNVRSIRRYRQIITVLGGYGLGHLLEYLNLGQVVDFSRRVFNRRSPKAEHLTPPERLRLALEELGTTFIKLGQLLSTRADIIPASFVQELAHLQDNIPCMPFEEIKVQIEYELGVPLEQRFLYVEPEAIAGASIAQVHRARLITGEDVVVKVRRPGVVEAVETDIDILMGVALLLERHMARSDIYDPVGVVREFSYTIRREMDLTREGHAIERIRDNFKGDPDLYFPGVYWEATSKGVLTTEYVDGIKVSDICAIEAAGLDRREIAKRGARVFLKMVLEHGFFHGDPHPGNVLILKENVICLLDFGMVGRLDPAVKRYLTDVLVAVINRDIEGLAYVIVEAGDAAETVNMQALKKALAEFMDSYFEIPLKEIEVGRMLLEFIDLVSTHRIKVHPDLTMLVKVLVVVEGMGRKLDPDFDMVGHLRPFLEREFRQQRSPGRLFREVEQGFEGYLTLARNLPRDVREILNKVNRNKFRIDLEHRGLDRFSKELDRSANRLCLSLIIAALLIGSSIAMQGNRGPMLWGLPAFAFFGYSCAGIVGVWWMVAILRSGRL; encoded by the coding sequence GTGCTTAGGATAGTCAACATCAACCGCAACGTCAGGAGCATCCGGCGCTACCGCCAGATCATCACCGTGCTCGGCGGGTACGGCCTCGGCCACCTGCTGGAATATCTGAACCTCGGCCAGGTGGTCGATTTCTCGCGACGTGTCTTCAATCGGCGAAGCCCGAAGGCGGAACACCTGACGCCGCCGGAGCGCCTGCGCCTTGCTCTTGAGGAACTCGGCACCACCTTCATAAAACTCGGGCAGCTCCTCTCCACCCGCGCCGACATCATCCCCGCCTCCTTCGTCCAGGAACTGGCCCACCTGCAGGACAACATCCCCTGCATGCCGTTCGAGGAGATCAAGGTCCAGATCGAATACGAGCTCGGGGTTCCGCTGGAGCAGCGTTTCCTGTACGTGGAGCCGGAGGCGATTGCGGGGGCCTCCATCGCGCAGGTGCACCGCGCGCGGCTCATCACCGGCGAGGACGTGGTGGTCAAGGTGCGCCGCCCGGGAGTCGTCGAGGCGGTGGAGACGGACATCGACATCCTGATGGGGGTGGCGCTCTTGCTGGAGCGCCACATGGCCCGAAGCGACATCTACGACCCGGTCGGGGTGGTGCGCGAATTCTCCTACACCATCCGGCGCGAGATGGACCTGACCCGGGAGGGACACGCCATCGAGAGGATCCGGGACAACTTCAAGGGTGACCCGGACCTCTACTTCCCCGGGGTCTACTGGGAGGCGACCTCAAAGGGGGTGCTCACCACCGAGTACGTGGACGGCATCAAGGTGAGCGACATCTGCGCCATCGAGGCGGCGGGGCTCGACCGGCGCGAGATCGCCAAACGCGGCGCCAGGGTCTTCCTGAAGATGGTGCTGGAGCACGGCTTCTTCCACGGCGACCCCCATCCCGGCAACGTGCTGATCCTGAAGGAGAACGTGATCTGCCTGCTCGACTTCGGCATGGTGGGGCGGCTCGACCCGGCGGTGAAGCGCTACCTGACCGACGTCCTGGTGGCGGTGATCAACCGGGACATCGAGGGGCTCGCCTACGTCATCGTCGAGGCGGGTGACGCCGCCGAAACCGTCAACATGCAGGCGCTGAAAAAGGCACTCGCGGAGTTCATGGACAGCTACTTCGAGATCCCGCTCAAGGAGATCGAGGTCGGGCGCATGCTGCTTGAATTCATCGACCTGGTCTCGACGCACCGCATCAAGGTGCACCCCGACCTGACCATGCTGGTCAAGGTGCTCGTGGTGGTCGAAGGGATGGGGAGAAAACTCGACCCCGATTTCGACATGGTCGGGCACCTGCGCCCCTTCCTGGAGCGCGAATTCCGTCAGCAGCGCTCCCCCGGCCGCCTGTTCCGGGAGGTGGAGCAGGGTTTCGAGGGTTACCTCACCCTGGCGCGCAACCTGCCGCGCGACGTCCGGGAGATCCTGAACAAGGTGAACCGGAACAAGTTCCGCATCGACCTGGAGCACCGCGGCCTGGACCGTTTTTCCAAGGAACTGGACCGCTCCGCCAACCGGCTCTGCCTCTCCCTCATCATCGCGGCGCTTCTGATCGGATCCTCGATCGCCATGCAGGGGAACCGCGGCCCCATGCTCTGGGGCTTGCCCGCCTTCGCCTTTTTCGGCTACAGCTGCGCCGGGATCGTCGGCGTATGGTGGATGGTCGCCATTCTCCGCTCCGGCAGACTGTAG
- a CDS encoding phasin family protein, with amino-acid sequence MFELFEKAVLTALGAAALTQKKGEELIQEMKSRYKISEEEGRAFLDRIQEMARTGQQKTAEVAETEVKKALDRMGMVSREDFDRLERRVRALEAIAAETVASQPEDECLG; translated from the coding sequence ATGTTCGAACTGTTCGAGAAGGCGGTGCTTACGGCGCTCGGCGCGGCAGCACTCACCCAGAAAAAGGGGGAGGAACTGATCCAGGAGATGAAGTCCCGCTACAAGATCAGCGAGGAGGAAGGACGTGCCTTCCTGGACCGGATCCAGGAGATGGCGCGCACCGGGCAGCAAAAGACAGCCGAGGTCGCCGAGACCGAGGTGAAGAAGGCGCTGGACCGGATGGGGATGGTGTCCAGGGAGGACTTCGACAGGCTGGAGCGGCGCGTCAGGGCCCTTGAAGCAATCGCGGCCGAGACCGTCGCCTCTCAGCCGGAGGATGAGTGCTTAGGATAG